The following are encoded in a window of Ogataea parapolymorpha DL-1 chromosome VII, whole genome shotgun sequence genomic DNA:
- a CDS encoding 37S ribosomal protein S16, mitochondrial, protein MKGLVRLRLARMGRKHQPLYNIVVSHKRTRRDGKPIEVIGTYDPRPSPLTPTQQSEGVIPVKDVKLDFQRSKYWISVGAQPTKTVEDLLKKAGILYPEWPSPARNAKVTPRAEIPLEGKKFA, encoded by the coding sequence ATGAAGGGACTTGTCAGATTGAGATTAGCCCGCATGGGAAGAAAACATCAGCCATTATACAATATCGTGGTGAGCCACAAAAGAACGCGCAGAGATGGAAAACCAATCGAAGTGATAGGGACTTATGATCCAAGACCTAGTCCGCTTACTCCTACGCAACAATCGGAGGGAGTGATACCAGTAAAAGACGTGAAGCTAGACTTCCAAAGATCAAAGTACTGGATTTCAGTGGGCGCGCAGCCAACTAAAACTGTTGAGGATTTACTTAAGAAAGCTGGCATTCTTTACCCAGAGTGGCCATCTCCCGCCAGAAATGCAAAGGTGACACCTCGCGCGGAAATTCCACTAGAAGGTAAGAAGTTCGCCTAA
- a CDS encoding Ribosomal RNA-processing protein 12, with protein MATFEDDPLLLDMELESRIGRIRTQVNSKLENQKQLALVLQAVDENLEDQKQKQTPVTYFISFLSLLDQCCDGENIKDGNLAAVALYFLDLVSPYTPKQLLRSKFSEIVARLAPALSNDESAAPLLRSSIGVLESLLVAQETGAWINSNNFKISPKRGLTGLLQLSLDHRPKVRKRAQEAVHKILSTVPAGPSLEHPASTLCGEFALNSVIKLLERQQQEKKNKELNTEIIHNLQLIAAITKANAWPLKQILPLCDVLLVVAKTSDQYLVSSSFEAFEGLFQSMNDKVDEDKFVQVLNVLFDLKPAINDQHLTPSWLAVIARALTSYSKSVDAYKCILKLPDVFKIVGDFFLSENPNVRISASQCLIAIITDSVDVNYLLEPPKTLPEDFENVEEVIEQLSELTNEYLTVKYRESAKEVCEVITSILAKFGSRAGPYFANHLHIIGEWRSNELEGFELNQVSENVIAVAISSIGPEEVLKVLPLNLTNPQATGRAWLLPLLRDNVRHASLGFYISEILPNVEFFEQKIAEGNPESVNIKIFATIVDQIWSLLPHFCDLPTDLTQSFTDDFASKLAGLLYEKTDLRNTICHALKLLVESNVTYSLGVLEDVVLAQKFPLEEAQKNIEYLSTTKASKLLSVLFNVFSQTSMAQRGFVLDTIDAYLQISKPEDLSATFDKVCSILKQALDDEKETDMIKTEEPAAKSSIPKLSITMMDLIVLMAKYVPESCYNALFSIFNQTVKIADVQIQKRSYRVISRLLEADAGQKSVLNFISNILSLLLETTETTMTAAKSPRFALILDIIKILPAENLHFIPAVVSEVIISTKSLNEKTRESAYETLIVMAAKMAEFEGAPVKNSMNDPEMPDSTASLQEFFTICSAGLVGATPNMISAAITSLARLVYEYHSKLDIQFLSELYQTVELFLTSKNREIIKATLGFVKVAILSLPEEMVAQNMKGLLTNLMAASHEHKNHFKSKVKHIIERLIRKFGVDLVEESIPEEDKKLVANIKKSKARAKRKKSQATGTNAAESGVMSGYEAALYSDSESEEEEDQPSGKSQQYISESREMPLDLLDKQTLTHISSSKPKKFTKKTLENEFKTKNGKLVIEEAEEQEDVLNKDSIDAYVEAVRQGPIRGQKNRLRYKHKKGDDINWDEESDNESKSKPKTSNKIQKPQRKQKKFKSNRRL; from the coding sequence ATGGCTACCTTCGAAGATGATCCTCTCCTGTTAGACATGGAGTTGGAATCACGAATTGGTAGAATAAGAACACAGGTTAATTCCAAACTTGagaatcaaaaacaactgGCACTTGTGCTTCAGGCCGTCGATGAAAACTTGGAAGATCAAAAGCAGAAGCAGACTCCTGTTACATATTTTATCTCTTTCCTTTCTCTTTTAGATCAGTGCTGTGATGGTGAGAACATAAAAGATGGCAatcttgctgctgtggctCTTTATTTCTTGGACTTGGTGTCTCCATATACGCCAAAGCAACTTCTAAGATCAAAATTCAGTGAGATAGTTGCACGTCTAGCTCCTGCCTTGTCTAACGACGAGTCTGCTGCCCCATTACTGAGATCAAGTATTGGTGTACTTGAAAGCCTTCTTGTTGCCCAAGAGACTGGTGCCTGGATTAATTCGAATAATTTCAAGATTAGCCCCAAAAGAGGCCTCACTggtctgctccagctgtcATTGGATCACAGACCAAAGGTTAGAAAGAGAGCACAAGAGGCTGTGCACAAAATTCTGAGCACGGTTCCGGCTGGTCCTTCTCTTGAGCATCCTGCCTCAACCCTTTGTGGCGAGTTCGCACTAAACTCTGTCATCAAGTTGCTGGAGagacaacaacaagaaaaaaagaataaAGAGCTCAATACTGAAATAATACACAACTTGCAATTGATTGCTGCTATTACAAAGGCCAATGCATGGCCTTTGAAACAAATACTGCCGCTTTGTgatgttcttcttgttgtgGCCAAGACTAGTGACCAATACTTggtttcttcctccttTGAAGCTTTTGAAGGACTCTTTCAATCCATGAATGACAAAGTTGACGAAGATAAGTTTGTTCAAGTCTTGAACGTGCTATTTGATCTCAAACCCGCCATTAATGACCAGCATTTGACACCATCTTGGCTGGCTGTTATTGCTAGGGCTCTCACTTCCTACTCCAAGTCTGTGGATGCATACAAATGTATTTTGAAGCTGCCAGACGTCTTTAAAATTGTGGGAGACTTTTTCTTGAGTGAAAATCCTAATGTCCGTATCAGTGCTTCGCAATGCCTGATTGCAATTATCACTGACTCTGTTGATGTGAATTACCTTCTCGAACCACCAAAGACACTCCCTGAGGATTTCGAAAACGTCGAAGAGGTAATAGAACAGCTATCTGAGCTAACAAATGAATATCTGACAGTCAAGTATAGGGAATCCGCCAAGGAAGTGTGTGAAGTCATCACAAGCATTTTGGCTAAGTTTGGATCTCGTGCGGGCCCCTATTTTGCTAACCATCTACATATTATTGGAGAATGGCGGTCCAATGAATTGGAAGGGTTCGAACTCAACCAGGTCAGTGAAAATGTTATTGCTGTTGCTATCAGTTCGATTGGACCAGAAGAGGTTTTGAAAGTGCTTCCACTGAATCTAACTAATCCGCAAGCCACTGGAAGAGCTTGGCTACTACCGTTACTGAGGGACAATGTAAGACATGCTAGCCTTGGTTTTTACATCTCTGAGATTCTTCCAAACGTGGAATTTTTCGAGCAAAAAATCGCTGAAGGAAACCCAGAATCTGTGAACATCAAGATATTTGCTACCATTGTGGATCAAATTTGGTCTCTCTTGCCTCACTTCTGTGATCTTCCTACCGATTTAACTCAAAGTTTCACCGACGATTTTGCATCTAAACTTGCGGGACTTTTGTATGAGAAAACCGATTTGAGAAACACAATCTGTCATGCTCTCAAGCTCCTGGTGGAAAGCAACGTTACCTACTCATTAGGCGTTTTGGAAGATGTGGTTTTGGCACAGAAATTCCCCTTAGAGGAAGCTCAAAAGAACATCGAATATCTTTCGACTACAAAAGCATCCAAATTGTTGTCGGTGCTATTCAATGTCTTCTCTCAAACTTCAATGGCTCAAAGAGGTTTTGTTCTGGATACAATTGATGCATATTTGCAAATTTCGAAGCCGGAGGATCTTTCTGCCACTTTTGACAAAGTTTGCTCAATCTTGAAGCAGGCACTGGATGATGAGAAGGAAACTGATATGATCAAGACGGAGGAGCCGGCTGCGAAATCGAGCATTCCAAAATTGTCGATCACCATGATGGACTTGATAGTATTGATGGCTAAGTACGTCCCCGAATCTTGCTACAATGCGTTATTCTCAATCTTCAACCAAACAGTCAAAATTGCAGATGTTCAGATTCAAAAGCGTTCTTACAGAGTAATTAGTCGACTACTGGAAGCTGATGCTGGACAAAAATCGGTTTTGAATTTCATATCTAACATTTTGTCTCTTCTTCTAGAAACCACAGAAACCACCATGACAGCAGCAAAGTCACCGAGATTTGCGCTGATTCTGGATATCATCAAGATTTTGCCAGCAGAAAACCTGCATTTCATTCCTGCTGTTGTCTCAGAGGTGATAATCAGCACGAAGAGTTTGAACGAAAAGACCAGGGAATCTGCTTACGAGACTCTCATTGTGATGGCTGCTAAAATGGCTGAATTTGAGGGAGCTCCAGTTAAAAACTCGATGAATGATCCCGAGATGCCCGATTCGACCGCCTCGCTTCAAGAGTTTTTCACCATCTGCTCTGCAGGTTTGGTGGGCGCCACTCCTAACATGATCAGTGCTGCTATCACTTCGCTTGCTCGTCTAGTGTATGAATATCACTCGAAACTAGATATTCAATTTTTATCCGAGCTCTACCAGACAGTTGAACTATTCTTGACTTCCAAGAATAGGGAAATTATCAAGGCTACGCTTGGTTTTGTCAAGGTTGCGATTTTGAGTTTGCCGGAAGAGATGGTTGCACAGAACATGAAAGGTTTACTGACCAACTTGATGGCTGCGTCTCACGAGCACAAGAATCATTTCAAATCTAAGGTTAAACATATCATTGAGAGACTGATTCGTAAGTTCggtgtcgatcttgttgaggaAAGCATCCCcgaggaggacaagaaaCTTGTTGCCAACATCAAGAAGTCAAAGGCTAGGgccaagagaaagaagTCGCAAGCTACAGGTACAAATGCTGCGGAGTCAGGAGTGATGTCTGGTTACGAGGCAGCTCTGTATAGCGATTCCGAAtccgaagaggaggaggatcAGCCATCTGGAAAGTCTCAACAATATATTTCCGAATCTAGAGAGATGCCGcttgatctgctggacAAACAAACACTTACTCACATATCGTCTtcgaaaccaaagaaaTTCACCAAAAAGACTCTGGAGAACGAATTCAAGACCAAGAATGGTAAGTTGGTCATTGAAGAAGCcgaagagcaggaagatGTGCTCAATAAAGACTCTATCGATGCTTATGTGGAGGCGGTTAGACAAGGTCCAATCAGGGgccagaaaaacagacTTAGATACAAGCATAAGAAAGGAGATGACATCAATTGGGACGAAGAGTCGGACAACGAGTCCAAATCGAAACCAAAAACCTCCAACAAGATTCAAAAACCTCAGCGGAAACAGAAGAAGTTTAAATCTAACAGACGTTTATAG
- a CDS encoding Methylenetetrahydrofolate reductase 2, which yields MKVTNKLLESHKEENAPATFSFEFFTPKTSQGLQNLYDRMDRMYDLNPLFIDITWNAGGRLSTLTTEMVQTTSTVLGLETCMHLTCTNMKTDLIDQALRSAYESGCQNILALRGDPPLDGSESTGDFKYAKDLIRYIRKHYGDHFCIGVAAYPEGHPEESDPVKTLKYLKEKQDAGADFIVTQMFYDTENFINWCDECRKIGITMPIIPGIMPISTYAAFIRRAGWSEIAIPKHFSEALEPIKDDDAKVREVGTKLVIEMCQQLLESKRVNHLHFYTMNLEKSTLMILQGLNLVTKQQLHDMKQPWRKSLNPNRSKETVRPIFWKNRKFSYISRTANWDEFPNGRWGDSRSPAFASVESCESELIRHSPKKALELWGTPNSLKDLAELTMRYINGELSCLPWSDGQISSEIEPTKKQILDIVKHGILTINSQPSVNGLKSSDKVFGWGPRNGYVYQKQYLEFLVPSTVVSLLIERINEMNKGADSNILSFYATDKDGHLITNTQDSDIIAVTWGCFPGTEVIQPTIVERISFLAWKDELFSILDKWLSIFRHEKATQATDFLSSLCDSFTLVTVVDNDYVKSPNARIFELFQDIDLLA from the coding sequence ATGAAGGTCACAAACAAACTCCTGGAGTCGCACAAGGAAGAGAATGCACCGGCGACATTCTCCTTCGAGTTCTTCACTCCCAAGACAAGCCAGGGTCTCCAAAACTTGTACGATAGAATGGATAGAATGTATGACCTAAATCCTTTGTTCATCGATATCACATGGAACGCAGGAGGTCGTTTAAGCACACTCACCACAGAGATGGTCCAGACCACCTCAACAGTGTTGGGCCTCGAGACGTGTATGCATCTGACTTGCACAAACATGAAAACAGACTTGATCGATCAAGCTTTGAGATCGGCATACGAAAGTGGTTGCCAAAACATTTTGGCCCTTAGAGGCGACCCACCGTTGGACGGCTCTGAGTCTACTGGTGATTTCAAGTATGCTAAAGACTTGATCAGATATATCAGAAAACACTACGGTGACCACTTTTGTATTGGTGTTGCGGCTTACCCTGAGGGTCACCCCGAAGAATCGGATCCCGTGAAAACTTTAAAAtatttgaaagaaaagCAAGATGCGGGTGCTGACTTTATTGTCACTCAGATGTTTTATGACACGGAAAACTTCATCAACTGGTGTGATGAATGCAGAAAAATAGGTATTACTATGCCAATTATCCCAGGTATCATGCCCATTAGTACATATGCTGCCTTCATCAGAAGAGCTGGCTGGTCCGAGATCGCGATCCCAAAACATTTCAGCGAGGCTTTGGAGCCTATTAAAGATGACGATGCCAAGGTCAGAGAAGTTGGAACAAAGTTGGTGATTGAGATGTGTCAGCAATTGCTCGAATCCAAAAGAGTGAATCATCTGCATTTCTATACCATgaacctggaaaaatcTACCCTAATGATCTTGCAGGGTCTCAATTTGGTTACCAAGCAACAGCTTCACGACATGAAACAGCCGTGGAGAAAATCGCTTAATCCGAACAGATCCAAGGAGACAGTCAGACCCatcttctggaaaaacagaaaattCTCTTATATCAGCCGCACTGCTAACTGGGACGAGTTCCCGAACGGAAGATGGGGAGATTCTCGGTCTCCTGCTTTTGCCTCCGTTGAATCGTGTGAGTCAGAGCTCATCAGGCACTCTCCCAAGAAAGCACTTGAACTTTGGGGCACGCCCAACAGTCTCAAAGATTTGGCCGAGCTGACCATGAGATACATCAACGGGGAACTATCATGTTTGCCTTGGTCGGATGGCCAAATCTCCTCAGAGATCGAACCTACTAAGAAGCAGATCTTGGATATTGTCAAGCACGGAATCCTCACGATCAACTCACAACCTTCTGTCAATGGACTCAAATCCAGCGACAAGGTGTTTGGATGGGGGCCGAGAAATGGTTACGTTTACCAGAAACAGTATCTGGAGTTTTTGGTTCCTTCCACAGTGGTGAGTTTGCTAATTGAACGCATCAATGAGATGAACAAGGGAGCAGATTCCAACATTTTGTCCTTCTATGCCACCGACAAAGATGGCCATCTGATTACCAATACGCAAGACTCAGACATCATCGCTGTCACTTGGGGCTGTTTCCCAGGAACTGAGGTAATACAACCAACCATCGTGGAACGTATCTCCTTCTTAGCATGGAAGGATGAgcttttttcaattttaGACAAATGGCTTTCGATCTTCAGACATGAGAAAGCCACACAAGCAACTGATTTCCTATCGTCTTTGTGCGACTCGTTCACACTGGTGACAGTTGTCGACAACGACTACGTCAAGAGCCCGAATGCACGGATatttgagctcttccaagACATTGATCTGCTTGCTTGA